TCCTGACCCTGCTGGCGACGCTGGCCATCTGCGGCTGCGGCGACAAGGGCAAGCAGCAGACGCCCGCTTCGCAGACACCTGCTGCAACCGCCACGGCCGCGGACGACCACGCCGCCGAACTGACCGCCTGCCGCACGGCCGTCGACCGGCTGGGCCAGGCCCTGCGCGGCGCCCTGCAGGAGGCCATCGCGGCGAACGGCGCCATCGGCGCCCTGGAGGTCTGCAACGTCGAGGCCCTGCCGCTGGCCAAGACGATCAGCACCGAGGAGGGCGTGATCATCGGGCGGACCAGCCTGCGCGTCCGCAACCCCGCCAACGCCCCCGACGACTGGGAGCAGGCGCGCCTCGCGGAGTTCGCGACGCGCAAGGCGGCCGGCGAGGACCTCGGCGCGATGGAGGTCTGGGAGGTCGTCGACGACGACGCGGGCCACAAGACCTTCCGCTACCTGAAGGCCATCGGCACCGCGCCGATGTGCCTGCAGTGCCACGGCGGCGAGCTGGCGCCGGACGTGGCCGCGGCCGTGAAGAAGCTGTACCCGGACGACGCCGCGACGGGCTTCGCCGTCGGCGACCTGCGGGGCGCCTTCACCGTGAGCAAGCCGCTGAGCTGACCGCCGTACCTGATCCGTTCGGAGGGCCATGGAACGCGACCGTTTCCAGAAGATCTTCCTGCTGCTGCTGGTGATCGCCGTCTCGGCGCTGTTCGCCCGCATGCTGAAGTCCTTCCTGCTGTCCATCCTGCTCGCGGCGATCTTTGCCGGCCTGGCCCGCCCCCTCTACAACCGGCTCCTGGCCTGGATGCGCGGGCGCAAGGTGCTGGCCTCGCTGACGACCCTGCTGATCGTGTTCCTGGTCGTGGCGGTGCCCCTGGGCGCGGTGCTGGGCGTGGTCGCCTCCCAGGCGCTGCGCATCAGCGAGACCGCCATCCCCTGGGCCCAGCAGCGGCTCGCCGAACCCGACGCGATGGCCCGCCTGCTGGCCTCGATGCCCTTCCAGGCGCAGATCGAGCCCTACCGCGAGCTGCTGCTGACCAAGGCCGGCGAGGTCGTGGGCTCGGCCGGCGCGCTGCTGTTCCAGAGCGTGAGCGCCATGACCCGCGGCACCATCAACGCCCTGCTGCAGCTGTTCGTCCTGCTGTACTGCATGTACTTCTTCCTGATGGACGGCCCGTCCCTGCTGCGCCACGCCATCTGGTACCTGCCCATGCAGGAGAAGGACGAGCGCCGGCTGCTGGACCGCTTCACCTCGGTCACCCGCGCCACCATCAAGGGGACGCTGCTGATCGGCCTGGCGCAGGGCGTCCTGGCCGGCCTCGCGTTCGCGGTCGCGGGCATCGAGGGCGCCGTGTTCTGGGGCACGGTCATGGTCGTGACGTCGGTGATCCCGGGCGTGGGCGCGGGCCTGATCTGGCTGCCCGCCGTCCTGATCCTGCTGGTGACCGGCGAGACGGCGCGCGGCCTGCTGCTGGGCGCCTTCTGCGGCCTGGTCGTCAGCAGCATCGACAACCTGCTGCGGCCGCGCCTGGTCGGCCACGACACCCAGCTGCACGAGCTGCTGATCTTCTTCGGGACCGTCGGCGGGCTGCTGCTGTTCGGCATGTCGGGGTTCATCGTCGGGCCCATCGTGGCCGGCCTGTTCGTGTCGGTCTGGGACATCTACGGCACCGCGTTCCACGACGACCTGCAGAACACCGGCCCCCCCGCGGACGCCTGATCCGCTGGGAACCAGCGGACGCCGCGGGTTGTTGGATCCGCCTGGAATCGGCGATTCCGGGCCCGGCCGCGCCGGGCCCCACCCCTGACAAGGAGCCCCGTCATGATCCGCCCCCTGACGACAAAACCCTGGCTCGCGAGCCTGGCCCTGGTGGCCCTGGCGCTCACCCTCTCGGTCTCGGTCGCCCTGGCCGACGACGGCAAGACCGTCAAGGTCCGCACCATCGTCCTGACGGACGACGACGCGGCCGGCGGCGACGAGAACCTGCGGGTCGAGGTGAAGAAGGAAGACGGCAAGACGCACCTGAAGGTCTGGAAGGTCGAGGACGGCAAGGAGGTCCTGGTCGAGGACCGCGAGCTCGGCGACGAGGAGGCCCTGAAGGTCGCCGGCCGCAGCATCATCGTCCTGGACGGCGAGGACGTCGCCCTCGGCGACGAGGAATACAAATTCTTCAAGCGCGGCGACGGCGACGAGGATTTCTGGGCGCAGCTCGGCGAGGGCGACGCGACCTGGACGGCGGCCGGCGGCGGCGCCTGGCTGGGCGTGCAGGTGCGCGAGCTGGGCGAGCAGCTAGGCGCGTACTTCGGCGCCAAGGACGGCGGCGCCCTGGTCGAGTCCGTGGTGGAGGATTCGCCGGCGGCCAAGGCCGGCTTCCAGGCCGGCGACGTGATCCTCACTCTGGGCGGCGAGCCGGTCGCCGACCCCGACGACGTCATCACGACCGTGCGCGGCATGGCGAAGGGCGACCAGCTCGAGGCCAAGGTCCTGCGCAAGGGCAAGGAGATGACGCTGAAGGCCGAGCTGGCCGAGCGCGAGGGCGGCGCCGCGGTGGTCCGCTCCCTGGGCATGGCGCCGCACGCGATGCAGATGCGCAAGTTCCGCTCCGGCGGCCCCGAGCACGAGGAGATCAGGCGCCTGCACCGCGAGCTGGCCCCGGGGACCGATGAAATCGAGAACCTGCACGCCGACATCGCCGAGCTGCGCGCGATGATCGACGAGCTGCGCGAGAAGATGGCCCAGCAGAAGTGACGGCGCGCTCCCGGTGGCCGGGAGCGCCAACCCATCGACGGCCGAGCCGCGCGGCGGCGTCCCTCCCCGGGGTCGCCGCCGCGTCGCGACGGGAGGCGCGGAGTCCATGCCCAGGCTGCACGAGCGCCTGCAGGAGAACCGCCGCCGCTGGCCGCTGAGCTGCGCCGTCGCGCTCGTCCTGCTCTGGTTCGGCGGCCAGTTCGCGGCCGACCTCTACCCCCGCGGCCGCCTGCACGTCCAGCCGCCGCCCCGGCGCCCGGCGCGCGTGCTGAACGTCCTGCCCCCGCTGGTGATCATGCCGGACGAGGCCGTCCCCCTCACGACGCTGCAACCGGTCGGACCGCTGCGGCCACGACCCGCCGACACCGCGGACTTCTGGAGCAGCCTGGTGATCGTCCCCGACGACGCGCTGCTCGCACCGCCGCCCGTCACGCCGCCGCCGCCGCTGCTCACCGACCCGCGCCTCTCCTGGTGGACGCTGCCGGCCGACACCTCGCGCGCCGCGCTGCTGCGTGCCTCGGCCCTGCTGCAGGGGAACGACTTCGCGGACTGGCAGCGCTGGGGCGCGGCGCTGAACCACGGCTGGCGCGCGGGCAACCACGAGGCCCGCAAGCGCACGATCTTCGGCGAGGATTGGCTCGAGGCGCAGCCCCTGAAGGAGGAGCCGGCTCAGCGGCGGTGAACCAGCCAGACGCTGCCGCCGCCGCCCGCCGGGTAGGGCGCGCGGGCGAAATCGGCGAAGTGCCCCTTCACGTCGAAGCCCGCCGCGACGAAGTGGTCCCGCCAGGCCGCCGCGGTGCGCGGGTAGAGTTCGACCTCGCCGGCGAACAGCGTGCGCCCCTCCACGACCAGCCGCGTCAGGAAGCGGGTCCGCTCGGGACCGAGGTCGCGGTACTCCCGCGCGAAGACGGCGCCGCCGCCCAGGTCGAGGTCGGCGAAGCGATGGAACGTCTCGCCGGCCAGCGCGTCCCAGTCGACGGTCTGCACGACCAGCGGCGCGCCGGGCGACATGCGCGCGGCCAGGTCCGTCAGCCAGCCGGCCGTGCCCTCGTCGTCGACGTGGGAGGCGACGTTGCCGATGCAGTAGGCGGCGTCCCAGCTGCCGGGCAGCGCCGACAGCGCGGCCAGGTCGCCGACGTGGAAGGGAATGCCGGGGTAGCGGCCGCGGGCGGCGCGGATCATCCCCACGTCCAGGTCCAGGCCCTCGGGCTGGCGGTCGGCGGCGGCCAGGCGCCCGCAGTGGTGCCCCGGCCCACAGCCGAGGTCCAGCACGCGCGCGCCGGGCGGCACGGCGTCCAACAGGAAGGCCACCGCCGGCTCGCGCACCGGGAAGACCTTCTCGTAGTGGTCGGCGAAGGCGGTGTAGAAGGACGTCATCGCGGGTTCGCTCCCGACGTTTCCGGTGGTCCATCGAGATCGAGCAGGAAGCGCCAGGCTGGGGTCACCGAAATGATACCTGTTCCGGTATCGATCCGCTCGTCGTCATGCCTGGTCACGATGTAACCGGCATCGAGACCCAACTCGCTCATCGCCTCGACCAGGGCTGCCGTTTCCCGCTTCCGCGTCGACGGATCGGCAAGGGATTCGCACACCTGGACCAGCAGCCGCGAGCGGCCGCGGCGCGTCACGATGAAATCGACTTCACGGCCCGACTTCGTCCTGTAGTAATGGAGATCCTGGTACGTTCGGCGGAGCGCCGTGAACACGAGGTTCTCCAGCAAGTGCCCGGAGTTGATCAGGATCCCCGAGGACACCGAAGCCACCAGGGCGTGGTCGATGCAGTACACCTTCTTGGGATTGGTGTTGCTGCGCGCCAACGACGCGTCGAAGACCCGCACGGTGAACAGGAAGTAGGCGTCCTCGAACCACTCCATGTAATCCGCGACCGCTGCTTTCGGCACCTTGTGGCCGAGCGATTTGAGGTATCCGGTCAGCCTGTTGACGGAATACCGCGACGCCGTGTTGTCGACCAGCCATCGGGCCAAGTCGGCGACGGCTTTCGGGTGCGGGACGTCGTGCCGCTCCACCAGATCGCGGAACAGGATGGTATGGAAGTACTCCTGATGGATCCTGATCCGCAGGTTGCGGTCGAGCCCGACAGTTTCCGGGAATCCCCCAGTTTCCCAGTATTCCTCGAAGGCGTTGCGGATCCGGAGCCGGTTCTTCGTCGAGAGCGCCGCACGGTTCGCGATGCCTTTGGCATCGAGGAATTCGCGGAACGAG
The genomic region above belongs to bacterium and contains:
- a CDS encoding ATP-binding protein; the protein is MFGTLQSLILDFQESELQTGVSRHLRIEPVRGKAAVCIGVRRSGKSTYLFQVIQGLLDEGVSRRNILYLNLFDDRLHFLRHDNISLITEAYYSLYPDKKNTETIYCFFDEIQAVDGWEPFIDRVLRTERCVVYLTGSSAQMLSREIATQMRGRALSWEMFPFSFREFLDAKGIANRAALSTKNRLRIRNAFEEYWETGGFPETVGLDRNLRIRIHQEYFHTILFRDLVERHDVPHPKAVADLARWLVDNTASRYSVNRLTGYLKSLGHKVPKAAVADYMEWFEDAYFLFTVRVFDASLARSNTNPKKVYCIDHALVASVSSGILINSGHLLENLVFTALRRTYQDLHYYRTKSGREVDFIVTRRGRSRLLVQVCESLADPSTRKRETAALVEAMSELGLDAGYIVTRHDDERIDTGTGIISVTPAWRFLLDLDGPPETSGANPR
- a CDS encoding PDZ domain-containing protein; the protein is MIRPLTTKPWLASLALVALALTLSVSVALADDGKTVKVRTIVLTDDDAAGGDENLRVEVKKEDGKTHLKVWKVEDGKEVLVEDRELGDEEALKVAGRSIIVLDGEDVALGDEEYKFFKRGDGDEDFWAQLGEGDATWTAAGGGAWLGVQVRELGEQLGAYFGAKDGGALVESVVEDSPAAKAGFQAGDVILTLGGEPVADPDDVITTVRGMAKGDQLEAKVLRKGKEMTLKAELAEREGGAAVVRSLGMAPHAMQMRKFRSGGPEHEEIRRLHRELAPGTDEIENLHADIAELRAMIDELREKMAQQK
- a CDS encoding DUF3365 domain-containing protein — translated: MRFLTILTLLATLAICGCGDKGKQQTPASQTPAATATAADDHAAELTACRTAVDRLGQALRGALQEAIAANGAIGALEVCNVEALPLAKTISTEEGVIIGRTSLRVRNPANAPDDWEQARLAEFATRKAAGEDLGAMEVWEVVDDDAGHKTFRYLKAIGTAPMCLQCHGGELAPDVAAAVKKLYPDDAATGFAVGDLRGAFTVSKPLS
- a CDS encoding class I SAM-dependent methyltransferase — encoded protein: MTSFYTAFADHYEKVFPVREPAVAFLLDAVPPGARVLDLGCGPGHHCGRLAAADRQPEGLDLDVGMIRAARGRYPGIPFHVGDLAALSALPGSWDAAYCIGNVASHVDDEGTAGWLTDLAARMSPGAPLVVQTVDWDALAGETFHRFADLDLGGGAVFAREYRDLGPERTRFLTRLVVEGRTLFAGEVELYPRTAAAWRDHFVAAGFDVKGHFADFARAPYPAGGGGSVWLVHRR
- a CDS encoding AI-2E family transporter; amino-acid sequence: MERDRFQKIFLLLLVIAVSALFARMLKSFLLSILLAAIFAGLARPLYNRLLAWMRGRKVLASLTTLLIVFLVVAVPLGAVLGVVASQALRISETAIPWAQQRLAEPDAMARLLASMPFQAQIEPYRELLLTKAGEVVGSAGALLFQSVSAMTRGTINALLQLFVLLYCMYFFLMDGPSLLRHAIWYLPMQEKDERRLLDRFTSVTRATIKGTLLIGLAQGVLAGLAFAVAGIEGAVFWGTVMVVTSVIPGVGAGLIWLPAVLILLVTGETARGLLLGAFCGLVVSSIDNLLRPRLVGHDTQLHELLIFFGTVGGLLLFGMSGFIVGPIVAGLFVSVWDIYGTAFHDDLQNTGPPADA